Proteins encoded within one genomic window of Hermetia illucens chromosome 2, iHerIll2.2.curated.20191125, whole genome shotgun sequence:
- the LOC119647911 gene encoding vasotab-like, which yields MHFGIFLFWFVGLIFFASAQNEGCPSVCPAVYRPVCGRVAGTLRTFSNQCEMNKFNCVARPGATFVRRGAC from the exons ATGCATTTTGGGATATTTCTGTTCTGGTTtgtaggtttaatttttttcgccAGCGCGCAAAATGAGGGATGTCCATCGGTATGTCCAGCAGTTTATAGACCAGTTTGTGGTAGAGTGGCTGGAACTCTTAGGACTTTTTCAAATCAATGTGAGATGAATAAATTCAATTGTGTGGCCAGACCAG GTGCAACTTTtgtccgtagaggtgcctgctga
- the LOC119647909 gene encoding uncharacterized protein LOC119647909 isoform X2 — translation MSSTTENTKCDLPPNVRGKTRGTLKLTILDIIPSSPSSVTSGTSSSASSSIKGRNPINAVGSGGVSVKFTWWGQSHENSATVIYSPAQKPNKSQAENPCVEYSIKTSAILFQNYLTNCEPVEVKLTSKKSNLQVGTAFMKIPRNLVENCSKGSAEETQIVKIFSPRNVALGEIRLKYNMLFEVRPDSAQTLSSVPELKAVCPGKENELLFSSLESSRSCKSIKSDVNHCISSLRQKYNRPSTATSSNSLSTRALDYLTGRKMTQEEQNKALEEIQSSSPLESLVTELTTRLMIPARDVYTRIDSLRLSIKWIAISSAGVRELESPHIEDTSFTIESHISPNLLGNVRAKYDYDVMRFYSDHVDEKEKIFFNRDAIRSIRISEYVDNAYIRFTIWTRPFGSKYSRCFGTAMYQFASLLETGGLEHTKKLTIKSCTDKTCVGYATVKVTIGTKGVHFGEDFMTIMEDTNFNEDFPTSRSRNCKLRKDSITEILGKFESSCKKCNNNETNKIPSTPNSSRGSNTTERSYSARETSSHSKNNQTENDNSANITKPTGEKDNRQSVKTDSINSANNHRLLQGLLYVGSIRNVRELQNGGYFLVCRAFWKEDATSTDFCQNYNFNFLETFPVINNDAFLERTRNNHLDLELWQKFTDAHEQLVGVVKLPLHQFFIAFRDNVITNHLCQAKLPVISIDGWVTITSPLSAESCGQMQALLAIGTEEQLEYLKISRGLCLNRVCDKTLETSQNKIPVPQIVPTQKSTERSTSSCDAESQTNFADNNHEDVGTPARRERLSDLLGNFIDSLAQKLPANQAAPTMETPILDHQDKSNSSTQGSQVRRTSELLDVLQKALVTPPTNFDGASNASTLKPQPSLLHSNYLKPKFVKILLEIENALHLPRNPAKFGNKKVFKRNNNAGKCKQSRLPVDEEPSAYVTFQAEEGSGQMIKSHEGMVYSTNVVEKSCSPIWNRRFEIYVPADLMKNDEKRFILKIWRKRVTDLAQCRLLPTPMEDAIIGFAAVDLNVLLAGMPCIAGWFNIVDFNGRINGQIKVNVRPLEDILKFKDPPPSLAKPPTAEPMNISENMIKSAQPSAALDMNNSMLSRAIKRKFTELEEITERLRARLLDVTGAPEAPISIHTEEMPGADPNDAQLDEFEHDLNTSCDEDNNGEQLDNFGWLGLSNNPNTSGQGDSDISTSDSQERIQMISEFLRKTDLNNQDEANTLIHRKERNPPEGETASSVDKTHVD, via the exons ATGTCCTCAACCACTGAGAATACTAAGTGTGATCTTCCCCCGAATGTGCGCGGAAAAACTCGCGGAACATTGAAGTTAACAATTCTGGACATAATCCCAAGCTCGCCGTCAAGCGTTACAAGTGGGACGAGCTCTAGTGCGAGTAGCAGCATAAAAGGACGAAATCCGATCAATGCCGTGGGAAGTGGTGGAGTTTCAGTGAAGTTTACGTGGTGGGGGCAAAGTCATGAAAACAGTGCCACTGTGATCTATAGTCCCGCACAGAAACCCAATAAGTCCCAGGCGGAAAATCCCTGCGTCGAATATTCAATCAAAACGTCGGCCATCCTGTTCCAAAACTACTTAACCAATTGTGAGCCAGTTGAAGTAAAATTAACGTCGAAAAAATCGAATCTGCAAGTTGGAACCGCTTTCATGAAGATCCCGAGAAATTTAGTCGAAAACTGTTCTAAAGGAAGCGCAGAAGAAACGCaaattgtgaaaattttcaGTCCGAGGAATGTTGCGCTTGGAGAAATCAGACTAAAGTACAATATGTTGTTCGAGGTTCGTCCGGACAGTGCCCAAACTCTGTCAAGTGTCCCTGAATTAAAAGCGGTGTGTCCCGGGAAGGAGAACGAGCTGCTCTTCTCGAGCCTAGAATCAAGTCGAAGTTGCAAGAGTATAAAATCAGATGTCAATCACTGCATCTCGTCGCTCAGACAAAAGTACAACCGCCCGAGCACAGCTACCAGCTCCAATTCGCTGAGCACTCGCGCTCTTGACTATCTAACAGGTCGAAAAATGACGCAGGAGGAGCAGAATAAGGCTCTGGAGGAAATCCAAAGCTCATCTCCTCTTGAAAGTCTGGTAACGGAGTTAACTACTCGCCTCATGATCCCTGCTCGTGATGTTTACACTCGAATTGACTCCCTGCGTCTGTCAATCAAGTGGATAGCGATTTCGTCGGCTGGTGTTCGTGAGCTCGAAAGTCCCCATATTGAGGATACGTCTTTCACCATAGAAAGCCACATTTCACCGAACTTACTTGGCAATGTGCGAGCAAAGTACGATTACGACGTGATGCGCTTTTACTCAGATCATGTTgacgaaaaggaaaaaa TATTCTTCAATCGCGATGCCATCCGCTCGATCCGAATCTCAGAATACGTGGACAATGCCTATATCCGCTTCACAATTTGGACCCGTCCGTTTGGCTCAAAGTATTCACGCTGTTTCGGCACTGCAATGTATCAATTTGCGAGTTTGCTGGAAACTGGCGGCTTGGAACACACAAAAAAGTTGACAATAAAATCATGCACAGATAAAACCTGTGTAGGATATGCAACAGTTAAGGTTACTATTGGTACGAAAGGAGTACATTTTGGAGAAGATTTTATGA CAATTATGGAGGACACTAATTTCAACGAAGATTTTCCCACTTCACGATCAAGAAATTGCAAACTGCGTAAAGACAGCATAACCGAAATCCTAGGCAAATTCGAATCTTCgtgtaaaaagtgtaacaataatgaaactaataaaattcctAGCACTCCCAACTCATCCCGGGGCTCTAACACAACCGAAAGATCATATAGTGCGAGGGAAACATCCTCACATTCTAAAAACAACCAAACGGAGAATGACAATTCCGCAAACATCACAAAGCCAACTGGCGAGAAGGATAATCGACAAAGTGTAAAAACTGATAGCATCAATAGTGCAAACAATCATCGACTTCTACAAGGATTATTGTATGTAGGTTCTATTCGCAATGTTCGAGAATTGCAAAACGGCGGTTACTTTTTAGTATGTCGAGCCTTCTGGAAGGAGGACGCAACGTCGACCGATTTTTGTCAGAATTACAATTTCAACTTTTTGGAG ACGTTCCCAGTCATAAACAATGATGCGTTTCTAGAGCGGACTCGGAATAACCATCTCGATTTAGAATTATGGCAGAAATTTACCGATGCACATGAACAATTAGTGGGCGTTGTCAAATTACCTCTACATCAGTTCTTTATTGCTTTCCGTGACAATGTAATAACTAATCATTTGTGCCAGGCGAAG TTGCCTGTAATATCTATTGATGGATGGGTAACAATTACAAGCCCCCTTTCGGCTGAGTCTTGCGGACAAATGCAAGCTCTACTAGCCATTGGCACCGAAGAGCAACTGGAGTACTTAAAAATTAGTCGTGGACTGTGTCTCAATCGTGTTTGTGATAAAACATTAGAAACATCACAAAATAAAATTCCCGTTCCACAAATAGTGCCTACGCAAAAATCTACTGAACGATCAACGTCTAGTTGTGATGCAGAAAGTCAAACAAATTTTGCGGACAACAATCATGAAGATGTAGGAACCCCGGCGAGACGTGAGCGTCTGTCTGATTTGTTAGGCAACTTCATTGATAGCTTGGCGCAAAAGCTACCAGCGAACCAAGCGGCGCCAACAATGGAAACACCTATCCTTGACCATCAGGACAAATCCAATTCATCAACCCAAGGATCTCAAGTACGAAGAACATCTGAATTGTTAGATGTTCTTCAAAAGGCTCTAGTAACTCCTCCAACAAATTTCGACGGAGCATCAAACGCCAGTACACTGAAACCGCAGCCTTCCTTACTGCACTCGAATTACTTAAAACCGAAGTTTGTAAAAATTCTCTTAGAAATTGAGAATGCCTTGCATCTACCTCGAAATCCAGCTAAGTTTGGAAATAAAAAGGTTTTTAAACGTAACAATAATGCAGGCAAATGTAAACAGTCTCGCTTGCCGGTAGATGAGGAGCCTAGTGCGTATGTAACTTTTCAAGCGGAAGAAGGATCGGGTCAAATGATAAAATCACACGAAGGCATGGTTTATTCAACGAATGTTGTGGAAAAGAGTTGCAGCCCAATTTGGAATCGACGTTTTGAAATTTATGTGCCCGCGGATCTAATGAAAAAT GACGAGAAACGTTTCATTCTGAAAATCTGGCGGAAAAGAGTAACTGATTTAGCACAATGTAGACTTCTACCGACGCCTATGGAGGACGCAATAATTGGATTTGCGGCTGTTGATTTGAATGTACTCCTAGCTGGCATGCCTTGCATAGCCGGGTGGTTCAATATAGTCGACTTCAACGGACGAATAAATGGGCAAATAAAAGTGAACGTTCGACCGCTGGAGGACATATTGAAATTTAAGGATCCGCCGCCCTCACTAGCCAAACCCCCAACAGCTGAACCGATGAACATTTCTGAAAACATGATCAAATCCGCGCAACCGTCTGCTGCTCTCGACATGAATAACTCCATGTTGAGTCgggcaataaaacgcaaattcaCAGAACTCGAAGAGATAACCGAAAGGCTTCGAGCTCGTTTGTTGGACGTAACTGGTGCGCCCGAAGCTCCTATTTCAATTCATACTGAAGAAATGCCTGGCGCGGATCCGAACGATGCACAATTAGATGAGTTTGAACATGATTTAAATACTTCTTGCGATGAGGATAACAACGGTGAACAGTTGGACAATTTTGGGTGGTTAGGATTGTCGAACAATCCGAATACAAGTGGGCAGGGAGATAGTGATATCAGTACAAGTGATTCTCAAGAGCGGATACAAATGATTTctgaatttttaagaaaaacggATCTAAATAATCAAGACGAGGCCAACACGCTTATTCATCGAAAAGAACGAAATCCGCCTGAAGGAGAGACTGCTAGTAGCGTGGATAAAACGCATGTTGACTGA
- the LOC119647909 gene encoding uncharacterized protein LOC119647909 isoform X1, with translation MSSTTENTKCDLPPNVRGKTRGTLKLTILDIIPSSPSSVTSGTSSSASSSIKGRNPINAVGSGGVSVKFTWWGQSHENSATVIYSPAQKPNKSQAENPCVEYSIKTSAILFQNYLTNCEPVEVKLTSKKSNLQVGTAFMKIPRNLVENCSKGSAEETQIVKIFSPRNVALGEIRLKYNMLFEVRPDSAQTLSSVPELKAVCPGKENELLFSSLESSRSCKSIKSDVNHCISSLRQKYNRPSTATSSNSLSTRALDYLTGRKMTQEEQNKALEEIQSSSPLESLVTELTTRLMIPARDVYTRIDSLRLSIKWIAISSAGVRELESPHIEDTSFTIESHISPNLLGNVRAKYDYDVMRFYSDHVDEKEKKVFFNRDAIRSIRISEYVDNAYIRFTIWTRPFGSKYSRCFGTAMYQFASLLETGGLEHTKKLTIKSCTDKTCVGYATVKVTIGTKGVHFGEDFMTIMEDTNFNEDFPTSRSRNCKLRKDSITEILGKFESSCKKCNNNETNKIPSTPNSSRGSNTTERSYSARETSSHSKNNQTENDNSANITKPTGEKDNRQSVKTDSINSANNHRLLQGLLYVGSIRNVRELQNGGYFLVCRAFWKEDATSTDFCQNYNFNFLETFPVINNDAFLERTRNNHLDLELWQKFTDAHEQLVGVVKLPLHQFFIAFRDNVITNHLCQAKLPVISIDGWVTITSPLSAESCGQMQALLAIGTEEQLEYLKISRGLCLNRVCDKTLETSQNKIPVPQIVPTQKSTERSTSSCDAESQTNFADNNHEDVGTPARRERLSDLLGNFIDSLAQKLPANQAAPTMETPILDHQDKSNSSTQGSQVRRTSELLDVLQKALVTPPTNFDGASNASTLKPQPSLLHSNYLKPKFVKILLEIENALHLPRNPAKFGNKKVFKRNNNAGKCKQSRLPVDEEPSAYVTFQAEEGSGQMIKSHEGMVYSTNVVEKSCSPIWNRRFEIYVPADLMKNDEKRFILKIWRKRVTDLAQCRLLPTPMEDAIIGFAAVDLNVLLAGMPCIAGWFNIVDFNGRINGQIKVNVRPLEDILKFKDPPPSLAKPPTAEPMNISENMIKSAQPSAALDMNNSMLSRAIKRKFTELEEITERLRARLLDVTGAPEAPISIHTEEMPGADPNDAQLDEFEHDLNTSCDEDNNGEQLDNFGWLGLSNNPNTSGQGDSDISTSDSQERIQMISEFLRKTDLNNQDEANTLIHRKERNPPEGETASSVDKTHVD, from the exons ATGTCCTCAACCACTGAGAATACTAAGTGTGATCTTCCCCCGAATGTGCGCGGAAAAACTCGCGGAACATTGAAGTTAACAATTCTGGACATAATCCCAAGCTCGCCGTCAAGCGTTACAAGTGGGACGAGCTCTAGTGCGAGTAGCAGCATAAAAGGACGAAATCCGATCAATGCCGTGGGAAGTGGTGGAGTTTCAGTGAAGTTTACGTGGTGGGGGCAAAGTCATGAAAACAGTGCCACTGTGATCTATAGTCCCGCACAGAAACCCAATAAGTCCCAGGCGGAAAATCCCTGCGTCGAATATTCAATCAAAACGTCGGCCATCCTGTTCCAAAACTACTTAACCAATTGTGAGCCAGTTGAAGTAAAATTAACGTCGAAAAAATCGAATCTGCAAGTTGGAACCGCTTTCATGAAGATCCCGAGAAATTTAGTCGAAAACTGTTCTAAAGGAAGCGCAGAAGAAACGCaaattgtgaaaattttcaGTCCGAGGAATGTTGCGCTTGGAGAAATCAGACTAAAGTACAATATGTTGTTCGAGGTTCGTCCGGACAGTGCCCAAACTCTGTCAAGTGTCCCTGAATTAAAAGCGGTGTGTCCCGGGAAGGAGAACGAGCTGCTCTTCTCGAGCCTAGAATCAAGTCGAAGTTGCAAGAGTATAAAATCAGATGTCAATCACTGCATCTCGTCGCTCAGACAAAAGTACAACCGCCCGAGCACAGCTACCAGCTCCAATTCGCTGAGCACTCGCGCTCTTGACTATCTAACAGGTCGAAAAATGACGCAGGAGGAGCAGAATAAGGCTCTGGAGGAAATCCAAAGCTCATCTCCTCTTGAAAGTCTGGTAACGGAGTTAACTACTCGCCTCATGATCCCTGCTCGTGATGTTTACACTCGAATTGACTCCCTGCGTCTGTCAATCAAGTGGATAGCGATTTCGTCGGCTGGTGTTCGTGAGCTCGAAAGTCCCCATATTGAGGATACGTCTTTCACCATAGAAAGCCACATTTCACCGAACTTACTTGGCAATGTGCGAGCAAAGTACGATTACGACGTGATGCGCTTTTACTCAGATCATGTTgacgaaaaggaaaaaa AAGTATTCTTCAATCGCGATGCCATCCGCTCGATCCGAATCTCAGAATACGTGGACAATGCCTATATCCGCTTCACAATTTGGACCCGTCCGTTTGGCTCAAAGTATTCACGCTGTTTCGGCACTGCAATGTATCAATTTGCGAGTTTGCTGGAAACTGGCGGCTTGGAACACACAAAAAAGTTGACAATAAAATCATGCACAGATAAAACCTGTGTAGGATATGCAACAGTTAAGGTTACTATTGGTACGAAAGGAGTACATTTTGGAGAAGATTTTATGA CAATTATGGAGGACACTAATTTCAACGAAGATTTTCCCACTTCACGATCAAGAAATTGCAAACTGCGTAAAGACAGCATAACCGAAATCCTAGGCAAATTCGAATCTTCgtgtaaaaagtgtaacaataatgaaactaataaaattcctAGCACTCCCAACTCATCCCGGGGCTCTAACACAACCGAAAGATCATATAGTGCGAGGGAAACATCCTCACATTCTAAAAACAACCAAACGGAGAATGACAATTCCGCAAACATCACAAAGCCAACTGGCGAGAAGGATAATCGACAAAGTGTAAAAACTGATAGCATCAATAGTGCAAACAATCATCGACTTCTACAAGGATTATTGTATGTAGGTTCTATTCGCAATGTTCGAGAATTGCAAAACGGCGGTTACTTTTTAGTATGTCGAGCCTTCTGGAAGGAGGACGCAACGTCGACCGATTTTTGTCAGAATTACAATTTCAACTTTTTGGAG ACGTTCCCAGTCATAAACAATGATGCGTTTCTAGAGCGGACTCGGAATAACCATCTCGATTTAGAATTATGGCAGAAATTTACCGATGCACATGAACAATTAGTGGGCGTTGTCAAATTACCTCTACATCAGTTCTTTATTGCTTTCCGTGACAATGTAATAACTAATCATTTGTGCCAGGCGAAG TTGCCTGTAATATCTATTGATGGATGGGTAACAATTACAAGCCCCCTTTCGGCTGAGTCTTGCGGACAAATGCAAGCTCTACTAGCCATTGGCACCGAAGAGCAACTGGAGTACTTAAAAATTAGTCGTGGACTGTGTCTCAATCGTGTTTGTGATAAAACATTAGAAACATCACAAAATAAAATTCCCGTTCCACAAATAGTGCCTACGCAAAAATCTACTGAACGATCAACGTCTAGTTGTGATGCAGAAAGTCAAACAAATTTTGCGGACAACAATCATGAAGATGTAGGAACCCCGGCGAGACGTGAGCGTCTGTCTGATTTGTTAGGCAACTTCATTGATAGCTTGGCGCAAAAGCTACCAGCGAACCAAGCGGCGCCAACAATGGAAACACCTATCCTTGACCATCAGGACAAATCCAATTCATCAACCCAAGGATCTCAAGTACGAAGAACATCTGAATTGTTAGATGTTCTTCAAAAGGCTCTAGTAACTCCTCCAACAAATTTCGACGGAGCATCAAACGCCAGTACACTGAAACCGCAGCCTTCCTTACTGCACTCGAATTACTTAAAACCGAAGTTTGTAAAAATTCTCTTAGAAATTGAGAATGCCTTGCATCTACCTCGAAATCCAGCTAAGTTTGGAAATAAAAAGGTTTTTAAACGTAACAATAATGCAGGCAAATGTAAACAGTCTCGCTTGCCGGTAGATGAGGAGCCTAGTGCGTATGTAACTTTTCAAGCGGAAGAAGGATCGGGTCAAATGATAAAATCACACGAAGGCATGGTTTATTCAACGAATGTTGTGGAAAAGAGTTGCAGCCCAATTTGGAATCGACGTTTTGAAATTTATGTGCCCGCGGATCTAATGAAAAAT GACGAGAAACGTTTCATTCTGAAAATCTGGCGGAAAAGAGTAACTGATTTAGCACAATGTAGACTTCTACCGACGCCTATGGAGGACGCAATAATTGGATTTGCGGCTGTTGATTTGAATGTACTCCTAGCTGGCATGCCTTGCATAGCCGGGTGGTTCAATATAGTCGACTTCAACGGACGAATAAATGGGCAAATAAAAGTGAACGTTCGACCGCTGGAGGACATATTGAAATTTAAGGATCCGCCGCCCTCACTAGCCAAACCCCCAACAGCTGAACCGATGAACATTTCTGAAAACATGATCAAATCCGCGCAACCGTCTGCTGCTCTCGACATGAATAACTCCATGTTGAGTCgggcaataaaacgcaaattcaCAGAACTCGAAGAGATAACCGAAAGGCTTCGAGCTCGTTTGTTGGACGTAACTGGTGCGCCCGAAGCTCCTATTTCAATTCATACTGAAGAAATGCCTGGCGCGGATCCGAACGATGCACAATTAGATGAGTTTGAACATGATTTAAATACTTCTTGCGATGAGGATAACAACGGTGAACAGTTGGACAATTTTGGGTGGTTAGGATTGTCGAACAATCCGAATACAAGTGGGCAGGGAGATAGTGATATCAGTACAAGTGATTCTCAAGAGCGGATACAAATGATTTctgaatttttaagaaaaacggATCTAAATAATCAAGACGAGGCCAACACGCTTATTCATCGAAAAGAACGAAATCCGCCTGAAGGAGAGACTGCTAGTAGCGTGGATAAAACGCATGTTGACTGA